One genomic segment of Virgibacillus doumboii includes these proteins:
- a CDS encoding metallophosphoesterase yields the protein MAFIISVFIIVLTLLIFYMVYTAHHDTIDYRTIHDTKIKSSFRLFFISDIHRRTLKKDTLNDIGEKIDIVVIGGDLTEKGVPIERTRDNIRKLKLLNAPIYFVWGNNDYEAFPNRIYELLIEEEVIILANQNDDITINNNKVSLIGLDCCQYREARLDLAMANAEGEYNILLTHAPSAFYDLDEESQNKLDVVLAGHTHGGQIRILGFGFFERGGLTKLHNTTIIVSEGYGYTRLPFRLGTKSECHVLTFIQTKM from the coding sequence GTGGCATTCATAATATCCGTCTTTATAATCGTATTAACATTATTGATATTCTATATGGTTTATACAGCACATCATGATACAATTGATTATCGGACAATCCATGACACGAAAATAAAATCTTCATTCCGTTTATTTTTCATATCTGACATTCACCGAAGAACGTTAAAAAAGGATACACTAAATGACATTGGTGAGAAAATTGACATTGTTGTTATAGGCGGTGACCTGACAGAAAAAGGCGTTCCGATCGAACGAACAAGAGATAACATTCGGAAGTTGAAGCTACTGAACGCACCGATTTATTTTGTATGGGGGAATAACGATTATGAGGCATTCCCAAATAGAATTTACGAACTGTTAATTGAAGAAGAAGTAATTATTTTGGCAAACCAGAATGATGATATAACAATAAATAATAATAAAGTTAGCCTTATCGGACTTGACTGCTGCCAATATCGCGAGGCCAGACTTGATCTTGCTATGGCAAATGCAGAAGGTGAATATAATATTCTGCTGACACATGCCCCAAGTGCATTTTATGACCTGGATGAAGAATCGCAGAATAAACTTGATGTCGTTTTAGCAGGTCATACACATGGAGGACAAATTCGAATTTTAGGATTTGGATTTTTTGAAAGAGGCGGATTGACCAAATTACATAATACAACTATTATAGTCAGCGAAGGCTATGGGTACACGAGATTGCCTTTTCGTCTCGGTACAAAATCAGAATGTCATGTATTAACATTTATACAAACGAAAATGTAA
- a CDS encoding genetic competence negative regulator — protein MRIERVSENQFTIFLTFDDLIDRGFTKEDLWYDAANVKTLFSDMMYEASTELDFELEGELLVQVHLMQAQGMHVIVTQKIENTSWDEDFIEMKVTLDESKELIFSFDDFEDIIRVTPYLSSFNMEGGQVYYLDNRYYMLLHDSELFSKNKENIIAIMSEFSIPSIITSHRLKEYGKVILQEYAVRQIISTFYDR, from the coding sequence ATGCGTATTGAACGGGTCTCCGAGAATCAATTTACGATTTTTTTAACGTTTGATGATTTAATTGACCGTGGTTTTACAAAAGAGGATTTATGGTATGATGCCGCAAATGTCAAGACCTTGTTTAGCGATATGATGTATGAAGCCAGTACCGAACTGGATTTTGAGCTGGAAGGTGAACTGCTTGTTCAAGTACACTTGATGCAAGCACAGGGGATGCATGTTATTGTTACACAAAAAATTGAAAATACAAGTTGGGATGAGGACTTCATTGAAATGAAAGTGACATTGGATGAAAGTAAGGAATTGATATTCTCCTTTGACGATTTTGAAGATATTATCCGGGTAACGCCATATTTATCATCATTTAATATGGAGGGCGGGCAAGTTTACTACTTGGATAACCGGTATTATATGTTGTTGCATGATAGTGAGCTTTTTTCCAAAAATAAGGAAAATATAATAGCCATCATGTCCGAGTTTTCTATTCCAAGCATTATTACATCACATCGATTGAAGGAATATGGAAAGGTAATATTACAGGAATATGCTGTCAGACAGATTATAAGCACGTTTTATGACCGCTAA
- a CDS encoding Glu/Leu/Phe/Val family dehydrogenase → MVADNAAGSTKETIDKLDVLSSTRTVVKNALEKLGYPDEVFELLKDPIRMMTVRIPVRMDDGSIKIFTGYRAQHNDAVGPTKGGVRFHPDVTEKEVKALSIWMSLKAGIVDLPYGGGKGGIVCDPREMSFRELEGISRGYVRAISQIVGPTKDIPAPDVFTNSQIMAWMLDEYSRIDEFNSPGFITGKPIVLGGSHGRESATAKGVTIVINEAAKKKGIDVKGARVVVQGFGNAGSFLSKFLHDAGAKVVGISDAYGALHDPDGLDIDYLLDRRDSFGTVTKLFNDTISNEELLELDCDILVPAAVENQITEENAHRIKADIVVEAANGPTTLEGTKILTERGILLVPDVLSSAGGVTVSYFEWVQNNQGYYWEEDEIEEKLQSIMVKAFNNIYNTAQTRRVDMRLAAYMIGVRKMAEAARFRGWV, encoded by the coding sequence ATGGTAGCCGATAATGCAGCAGGTTCTACTAAAGAAACGATTGATAAACTGGATGTGTTAAGTTCAACACGAACTGTTGTTAAAAATGCACTGGAGAAGTTGGGTTACCCTGATGAAGTATTTGAGTTGTTAAAAGACCCTATCCGTATGATGACAGTAAGAATCCCTGTGCGGATGGATGACGGCTCAATTAAAATCTTCACTGGATACCGTGCTCAACACAATGATGCTGTAGGTCCAACAAAAGGTGGTGTGAGATTCCATCCTGATGTCACTGAAAAAGAAGTGAAAGCCTTATCAATATGGATGAGCTTAAAAGCAGGTATTGTTGACTTGCCATATGGTGGAGGTAAGGGTGGTATTGTTTGTGATCCACGTGAAATGTCATTTCGGGAATTGGAAGGCATAAGCCGCGGTTATGTTCGTGCTATAAGCCAGATTGTTGGCCCAACAAAAGACATTCCTGCGCCGGATGTATTTACAAACTCTCAGATTATGGCCTGGATGCTTGATGAATACAGTCGTATTGATGAATTTAACAGTCCGGGATTTATTACCGGTAAACCGATCGTTCTAGGTGGTTCACATGGAAGAGAATCTGCTACTGCAAAAGGTGTTACAATCGTTATTAACGAAGCAGCAAAGAAAAAGGGAATTGATGTAAAAGGGGCAAGAGTAGTTGTTCAGGGCTTTGGTAACGCTGGAAGTTTCCTGTCCAAGTTTTTACATGATGCTGGTGCAAAAGTTGTTGGGATTTCCGATGCATACGGTGCATTGCATGATCCTGATGGTCTCGATATTGATTATCTTCTTGACCGAAGAGACAGCTTTGGAACAGTTACAAAACTGTTTAATGATACGATAAGCAATGAAGAGTTACTGGAGTTGGACTGTGATATCCTTGTTCCTGCAGCAGTCGAAAATCAGATTACAGAAGAAAATGCACATCGCATTAAGGCTGATATAGTAGTCGAGGCTGCTAATGGACCAACTACATTGGAAGGAACGAAAATATTAACTGAACGTGGCATCCTATTGGTACCGGATGTGTTATCTTCTGCTGGCGGAGTTACTGTATCCTATTTTGAATGGGTACAAAATAACCAAGGCTATTATTGGGAGGAAGACGAGATTGAAGAAAAACTTCAATCCATCATGGTTAAAGCTTTCAATAATATATATAATACAGCACAAACGAGAAGAGTGGATATGCGTCTTGCAGCATATATGATTGGTGTACGTAAAATGGCCGAGGCTGCAAGATTCAGGGGCTGGGTATAG
- a CDS encoding YpdA family putative bacillithiol disulfide reductase, producing MQREKAVIIGGGPCGMSCAIELQERGISPLIIEKENVVNTIYNFPTHQTFFSSSEKLEIGRLPFITEKQKPVRIQALAYYRAVAERKDLRINTFEKVTGIKSKGGTFQIETEKINGEICEYQTDTAIIATGYYDQPNKINIPGEELSIVTHYFKEAHPYFNKNVTVIGGKNSAVDAALELHKAGANVTVLYRGEEYSKSIKPWILPEFDSLVRKSKVMMEFNATPIKITYDKVLYSVNGETKEIQNDFVFAMTGYKPDHDFLKKAGVLIDDESGRPKFNEDTLETNVPGIYVAGVVAAGYNNNEIFIENGRHHGEKIADAITNQS from the coding sequence ATGCAGAGAGAAAAAGCTGTAATTATTGGAGGCGGACCTTGTGGAATGTCATGTGCCATCGAACTCCAGGAGAGGGGAATTTCACCATTAATCATTGAAAAAGAAAATGTGGTAAATACAATCTACAACTTTCCCACACATCAGACTTTTTTCAGTTCAAGTGAAAAACTTGAAATTGGCAGGTTGCCTTTTATAACAGAAAAGCAAAAACCCGTCCGGATTCAGGCACTTGCTTATTATCGAGCTGTTGCCGAACGCAAGGATTTACGAATAAACACATTTGAAAAAGTTACCGGGATAAAATCAAAAGGCGGGACTTTTCAAATAGAAACAGAAAAAATAAATGGTGAAATTTGTGAATATCAAACGGATACAGCAATTATTGCTACCGGGTATTATGATCAACCGAATAAAATAAATATTCCTGGTGAAGAGTTATCCATAGTAACTCATTATTTTAAAGAAGCTCACCCATATTTTAATAAAAATGTAACGGTCATTGGTGGTAAAAACTCAGCCGTGGATGCTGCTCTTGAACTTCATAAGGCGGGAGCAAATGTGACAGTGCTATACCGGGGAGAAGAATATTCGAAAAGTATCAAACCTTGGATTCTGCCTGAATTTGACTCGTTAGTAAGAAAGAGCAAGGTTATGATGGAATTTAACGCAACCCCTATAAAAATCACATACGATAAGGTTTTATATTCAGTAAATGGAGAAACAAAAGAGATTCAAAATGATTTTGTATTTGCAATGACAGGATATAAACCAGATCATGATTTTCTGAAAAAAGCCGGAGTTTTGATTGATGATGAAAGCGGCCGGCCAAAATTTAATGAAGATACGCTGGAAACGAATGTCCCGGGCATATATGTTGCCGGTGTTGTTGCTGCCGGGTACAATAATAATGAGATCTTCATTGAAAACGGACGGCATCATGGTGAGAAAATTGCCGACGCAATAACAAACCAGTCCTAA